One stretch of Prunus persica cultivar Lovell chromosome G1, Prunus_persica_NCBIv2, whole genome shotgun sequence DNA includes these proteins:
- the LOC18791239 gene encoding putative E3 ubiquitin-protein ligase XBAT34 isoform X2 — protein sequence MGLQQSKDELLYQQVSYGNIEGIKSLCREGAGLEWIDREGKTPLIFACMNPGLYNVAKSLIELGANVNAYRPGRNAGTPLHHAAKKGLEDIVNLLLSHGANVLIMNDDCQTPLDVARAKGHTNVVRAIERHICLFSGWLREFYGPGFLEVLAPQLVSRKVWVVVLPSGSRKPTKPFKLELAIYSSMQDARPRTVVALWKVNLEEPKLHQSDPSVVFHDSSTKTRIKLASADENDKKQLQWFCNACKGIPQARPAFLANNQPPVPATAPPPAEDLELAMAINASIQSALQERPSFPDAHPTYEGSASSSDNGCGTSSMNTGSYNGWDAPIATAAPNASSSSERPGNESGPKTEIQDISSIQTAPTSDIIPSAPPVADEEPIHYPSIDFSPIDMPSPSVEIIPAKLNEKKGGSDSSSCVICLDAPVEGACIPCGHMAGCMSCLGEIKAKKWGCPVCRAKIDQIVKLYSV from the exons ATGGGGCTACAGCAATCCAAAGACGAACTGCTCTATCAGCAAGTTAGCTATGGAAACATCGAAGGGATCAAATCCCTTTGCAGAGAAGGCGCAGGCCTTGAG TGGATTGATAGAGAGGGGAAAACCCCATTGATCTTTGCATGTATGAATCCTGGGCTTTATAATGTTGCGAAAAGCTTGATTGAACTTGGCGCAAACGTCAACGCCTATCGCCCCG GTCGTAATGCTGGGACTCCTCTACATCATGCAGCTAAAAAAGGGCTAGAAGATATTGTTAATTTACTTCTTTCACATGGAG caaATGTGTTAATCATGAATGATGACTGTCAAACTCCTCTTGACGTTGCTAGGGCAAAAGGGCACACCAATGTTGTCCGTGCGATTGAG AGGCATATTTGCTTATTCTCTGGTTGGTTGCGGGAGTTTTATGGTCCTGGATTTCTTGAAGTACTTGCTCCTCAGTTGGTTTCAAGAAAAGT TTGGGTTGTTGTTTTGCCAAGTGGTTCCCGCAAACCTACCAAGCCTTTCAAGTTGGAACTTGCCATATATTCTAGTATGCAG GACGCCCGACCACGGACAGTTGTTGCGTTGTGGAAAGTCAATTTGGAAGAACCGAAGTTACACCAGTCTGATCCTTCTGTTGTATTTCATGATAGCTCCACAA AAACACGCATTAAACTTGCATCTGCAGATGAAAATGATAAGAAACAACTTCAGTGGTTTTGCAATGCATGCAAAGGAATTCCACAG GCGCGTCCTGCATTTTTGGCCAACAACCAGCCCCCGGTTCCAGCAACTGCACCACCACCTGCAGAAGACTTAGAGTTGGCCATGGCTATCAATGCCTCCATTCAGTCTGCTTTGCAGGAGAGACCGTCCTTTCCTGATGCACACCCGACCTATGAAGGAAGTGCATCCAGTAGTGATAATGGTTGCGGCACATCCTCCATGAATACTGGCAGCTATAATGGTTGGGATGCACCAATTGCAACAGCTGCTCCAAATGCAAGTAGTAGCAGTGAGCGGCCAGGGAATGAAAGTGGCCCGAAAACGGAAATCCAGGATATCTCTTCCATCCAAACAGCTCCTACTTCAGATATAATCCCATCAGCTCCACCAGTTGCAGATGAGGAGCCTATTCACTATCCGTCAATTGATTTCAGTCCTATTGATATGCCATCCCCAAGTGTTGAAATTATACCTGCTAAACTTAATGAAAAGAAAGGTGGAAGTGATTCTTCTTCATGTGTGATTTGTTTGGATGCTCCGGTTGAAGGAGCTTGCATCCCATGTGGACATATGGCTGGATGCATGTCTTGTTTGGGTGAGATTAAAGCTAAGAAATGGGGTTGCCCTGTCTGTCGGGCCAAGATTGACCAGATTGTAAAGCTGTATTCTGTATGA
- the LOC18791239 gene encoding putative E3 ubiquitin-protein ligase XBAT35 isoform X1 produces MGLQQSKDELLYQQVSYGNIEGIKSLCREGAGLEWIDREGKTPLIFACMNPGLYNVAKSLIELGANVNAYRPGRNAGTPLHHAAKKGLEDIVNLLLSHGANVLIMNDDCQTPLDVARAKGHTNVVRAIERHICLFSGWLREFYGPGFLEVLAPQLVSRKVWVVVLPSGSRKPTKPFKLELAIYSSMQDARPRTVVALWKVNLEEPKLHQSDPSVVFHDSSTIPRGRRRRRSIYISQEARCRHQKVRQTRIKLASADENDKKQLQWFCNACKGIPQARPAFLANNQPPVPATAPPPAEDLELAMAINASIQSALQERPSFPDAHPTYEGSASSSDNGCGTSSMNTGSYNGWDAPIATAAPNASSSSERPGNESGPKTEIQDISSIQTAPTSDIIPSAPPVADEEPIHYPSIDFSPIDMPSPSVEIIPAKLNEKKGGSDSSSCVICLDAPVEGACIPCGHMAGCMSCLGEIKAKKWGCPVCRAKIDQIVKLYSV; encoded by the exons ATGGGGCTACAGCAATCCAAAGACGAACTGCTCTATCAGCAAGTTAGCTATGGAAACATCGAAGGGATCAAATCCCTTTGCAGAGAAGGCGCAGGCCTTGAG TGGATTGATAGAGAGGGGAAAACCCCATTGATCTTTGCATGTATGAATCCTGGGCTTTATAATGTTGCGAAAAGCTTGATTGAACTTGGCGCAAACGTCAACGCCTATCGCCCCG GTCGTAATGCTGGGACTCCTCTACATCATGCAGCTAAAAAAGGGCTAGAAGATATTGTTAATTTACTTCTTTCACATGGAG caaATGTGTTAATCATGAATGATGACTGTCAAACTCCTCTTGACGTTGCTAGGGCAAAAGGGCACACCAATGTTGTCCGTGCGATTGAG AGGCATATTTGCTTATTCTCTGGTTGGTTGCGGGAGTTTTATGGTCCTGGATTTCTTGAAGTACTTGCTCCTCAGTTGGTTTCAAGAAAAGT TTGGGTTGTTGTTTTGCCAAGTGGTTCCCGCAAACCTACCAAGCCTTTCAAGTTGGAACTTGCCATATATTCTAGTATGCAG GACGCCCGACCACGGACAGTTGTTGCGTTGTGGAAAGTCAATTTGGAAGAACCGAAGTTACACCAGTCTGATCCTTCTGTTGTATTTCATGATAGCTCCACAA TCCCAAGAGGCAGGAGGCGGAGAAGAAGCATTTACATCTCCCAAGAGGCTAGGTGTAGGCATCAAAAAGTTAGGC AAACACGCATTAAACTTGCATCTGCAGATGAAAATGATAAGAAACAACTTCAGTGGTTTTGCAATGCATGCAAAGGAATTCCACAG GCGCGTCCTGCATTTTTGGCCAACAACCAGCCCCCGGTTCCAGCAACTGCACCACCACCTGCAGAAGACTTAGAGTTGGCCATGGCTATCAATGCCTCCATTCAGTCTGCTTTGCAGGAGAGACCGTCCTTTCCTGATGCACACCCGACCTATGAAGGAAGTGCATCCAGTAGTGATAATGGTTGCGGCACATCCTCCATGAATACTGGCAGCTATAATGGTTGGGATGCACCAATTGCAACAGCTGCTCCAAATGCAAGTAGTAGCAGTGAGCGGCCAGGGAATGAAAGTGGCCCGAAAACGGAAATCCAGGATATCTCTTCCATCCAAACAGCTCCTACTTCAGATATAATCCCATCAGCTCCACCAGTTGCAGATGAGGAGCCTATTCACTATCCGTCAATTGATTTCAGTCCTATTGATATGCCATCCCCAAGTGTTGAAATTATACCTGCTAAACTTAATGAAAAGAAAGGTGGAAGTGATTCTTCTTCATGTGTGATTTGTTTGGATGCTCCGGTTGAAGGAGCTTGCATCCCATGTGGACATATGGCTGGATGCATGTCTTGTTTGGGTGAGATTAAAGCTAAGAAATGGGGTTGCCCTGTCTGTCGGGCCAAGATTGACCAGATTGTAAAGCTGTATTCTGTATGA
- the LOC18788324 gene encoding protein LIGHT-DEPENDENT SHORT HYPOCOTYLS 4: protein MDSLPEFNPSNASNSSSININTTTTTTTTSSNTVPAASPSSATSSTLSRYENQKRRDWNTFGQYLRNHRPPLSLARCSGAHVLEFLRYLDQFGKTKVHTQLCPFFGHPNPPAPCPCPLRQAWGSLDALIGRLRAAFEEHGGKPEANPFGARAVRLYLREVRDSQAKARGISYEKKKRKRPPQSSSTTSALPVQAILPPTPPPAPPGAS from the coding sequence ATGGATTCGCTTCCAGAATTCAACCCTTCCAACGCATCAAACAGTTCAAGCATCAACatcaacaccaccaccaccaccaccaccaccagctcCAATACAGTACCTGCGGCCTCACCCTCATCAGCCACATCCTCCACTCTCAGCCGCTACGAGAACCAAAAGCGGAGAGACTGGAACACCTTCGGGCAGTACCTCCGCAACCACAGGCCACCGCTGTCCCTCGCACGGTGCAGCGGGGCCCACGTGCTTGAGTTCCTCAGGTACCTAGACCAGTTTGGGAAGACCAAAGTGCACACTCAGCTGTGTCCCTTCTTTGGGCATCCAAACCCTCCTGCACCGTGCCCTTGCCCTCTGCGCCAAGCTTGGGGAAGCCTAGATGCCCTCATCGGCCGCCTCCGAGCAGCCTTTGAAGAGCACGGTGGGAAGCCTGAGGCCAACCCTTTTGGGGCTCGTGCTGTGAGGCTTTATCTGCGTGAGGTTCGCGATTCTCAGGCCAAAGCCAGAGGAATTAGCTacgagaagaagaagaggaagcgcCCACCACAGAGTAGTAGTACTACTAGTGCTCTTCCAGTTCAAGCAATATTGCCTCCAACTCCTCCTCCAGCTCCTCCAGGTGCAAGCTAA